One stretch of Prionailurus viverrinus isolate Anna chromosome C1, UM_Priviv_1.0, whole genome shotgun sequence DNA includes these proteins:
- the SLC6A9 gene encoding sodium- and chloride-dependent glycine transporter 1 isoform X3, with translation MVLCPARPPRGTRTSNGATGATRSSAFMFPYFIMLIFCGIPLFFMELSFGQFASQGCLGVWRISPMFKGVGYGMMVVSTYIGIYYNVVICIAFYYFFSSMTHVLPWAYCSNPWNTPDCAGVLDASNLTNGSRPAALPGNLSHLLNHSLQRTSPSEEYWRLYVLKLSDDIGNFGEVRLPLLGCLGVSWVVVFLCLIRGVKSSGKVVYFTATFPYVVLTILFVRGVTLEGAFTGIMYYLTPQWDKILEAKVWGDAASQIFYSLGCAWGGLITMASYNKFHNNCYRDSIIISITNCATSVYAGFVIFSILGFMANHLGVDVSRVADHGPGLAFVAYPEALTLLPISPLWSLLFFFMLILLGLGTQFCLLETLVTAIVDEVGNEWILQKKTYVTLGVAVAGFLLGIPLTSQAGIYWLLLMDNYAASFSLVVISCIMCVSIMYIYGHRNYFQDIQMMLGFPPPIFFQICWRFVSPAIIFFILIFTVIQYQPITYNHYQYPGWAVAIGFLLALSSVICIPLYALFQLCRTDGDTLLQCPAHPPCLPLLQRLKNATKPSRDWGPALLEHRTGRYAPTIPPSPEDGLEVQPLHPDKAQIPMVGSNGSSRLQDSRI, from the exons ATGGTGCTGTGCCCAGCGAGGCCACCAAGAGGGACCAGAACCTCAAACGGGGCAACTGGGGCAACCAGATCGA GCGCCTTCATGTTCCCCTACTTCATCATGCTGATATTCTGCGGGATCCCTCTCTTCTTCATGGAGCTTTCCTTCGGCCAGTTTGCAAGTCAGGGCTGCCTGGGGGTCTGGAGGATCAGCCCCATGTTCAAAG gtGTGGGCTACGGCATGATGGTGGTATCGACGTATATTGGCATCTACTACAACGTGGTCATCTGCATTGCCTTCTACTACTTCTTCTCATCCATGACGCACGTGCTGCCCTGGGCCTACTGCAGTAACCCCTGGAACACGCCCGACTGTGCCGGAGTGCTGGACGCCTCCAACCTCACCAACGGCTCCCGGCCTGCCGCCCTGCCCGGCAACCTTTCCCACCTGCTCAACCACTCCCTTCAGAGGACCAGCCCCAGCGAGGAGTACTGGAG GCTCTATGTGCTGAAGCTGTCAGACGACATCGGGAACTTTGGGGAGGTGCGACTGCCCCTCCTCGGCTGCCTCGGTGTCTCCTGGGTGGTGGTGTTCCTCTGCCTCATCCGAGGGGTCAAGTCTTCAGGGAAA GTGGTATATTTCACAGCCACATTTCCCTATGTGGTGCTGACCATCCTGTTCGTCCGCGGCGTGACCCTGGAAGGAGCCTTCACGGGCATCATGTACTACCTGACCCCACAGTGGGACAAGATCCTGGAGGCCAAG GTGTGGGGGGACGCCGCCTCCCAGATATTCTATTCGCTGGGCTGTGCGTGGGGAGGCCTCATCACCATGGCATCCTACAACAAGTTCCACAACAACTGCTACCG GGACAGCATCATCATCAGCATCACTAACTGTGCCACCAGCGTCTATGCTGGCTTCGTCATCTTCTCCATCCTGGGCTTCATGGCCAATCACCTGGGTGTGGACGTGTCCCGTGTGGCTGACCACGGCCCTGGCCTGGCCTTCGTGGCTTACCCTGAGGCCCTCACGCTGCTGCCCATCTCCCCGCTCTGGTCCCTGCTCTTTTTCTTCATGCTCATCTTGCTGGGGCTGGGCACTCAG TTCTGCCTCCTAGAGACACTGGTCACAGCCATTGTGGATGAGGTGGGAAATGAGTGGATCCTGCAGAAGAAgacctatgtgaccttgggcgtGGCTGTGGCTGGCTTCCTACTGGGCATCCCCCTCACCAGCCAG GCAGGCATCTACTGGCTGCTGTTAATGGACAACTACGCGGCCAGCTTCTCCTTGGTTGTCATCTCCTGCATCATGTGTGTGTCCATCATGTACATCTACG GGCACCGGAACTATTTCCAGGACATCCAGATGATGCTGGGATTCCCGCCGCCCATCTTCTTCCAGATCTGCTGGCGCTTTGTCTCTCCGGCCATCATCTTT TTCATTCTCATTTTCACGGTGATCCAGTACCAGCCAATCACCTACAACCACTACCAGTATCCAGGCTGGGCTGTGGCCATCGGCTTCCTCCTGGCTCTGTCCTCCGTCATTTGCATCCCTCTCTATGCCCTGTTCCAGCTCTGCCGCACAGATGGGGACACCCTCCtccag tgccctgcccaccccccatgTCTACCTCTCCTGCAGCGTTTGAAAAATGCCACAAAGCCAAGCAGAGACTGGGGCCCCGCCCTCCTGGAGCACCGGACTGGACGCTATGCCCCCACCATACCGCCTTCTCCTGAAGATGGTCTTGAGGTCCAGCCGCTGCACCCAGACAAAGCCCAGATCCCCATGGTGGGCAGTAACGGCTCTAGCCGTCTGCAGGACTCCCGGATATGA
- the SLC6A9 gene encoding sodium- and chloride-dependent glycine transporter 1 isoform X1 — MVGKGAKGMLNGAVPSEATKRDQNLKRGNWGNQIEFVLTSVGYAVGLGNVWRFPYLCYRNGGGAFMFPYFIMLIFCGIPLFFMELSFGQFASQGCLGVWRISPMFKGVGYGMMVVSTYIGIYYNVVICIAFYYFFSSMTHVLPWAYCSNPWNTPDCAGVLDASNLTNGSRPAALPGNLSHLLNHSLQRTSPSEEYWRLYVLKLSDDIGNFGEVRLPLLGCLGVSWVVVFLCLIRGVKSSGKVVYFTATFPYVVLTILFVRGVTLEGAFTGIMYYLTPQWDKILEAKVWGDAASQIFYSLGCAWGGLITMASYNKFHNNCYRDSIIISITNCATSVYAGFVIFSILGFMANHLGVDVSRVADHGPGLAFVAYPEALTLLPISPLWSLLFFFMLILLGLGTQFCLLETLVTAIVDEVGNEWILQKKTYVTLGVAVAGFLLGIPLTSQAGIYWLLLMDNYAASFSLVVISCIMCVSIMYIYGHRNYFQDIQMMLGFPPPIFFQICWRFVSPAIIFFILIFTVIQYQPITYNHYQYPGWAVAIGFLLALSSVICIPLYALFQLCRTDGDTLLQCPAHPPCLPLLQRLKNATKPSRDWGPALLEHRTGRYAPTIPPSPEDGLEVQPLHPDKAQIPMVGSNGSSRLQDSRI; from the exons ATGGTAGGAAAAGGTGCCAAAGGGATGCTG AATGGTGCTGTGCCCAGCGAGGCCACCAAGAGGGACCAGAACCTCAAACGGGGCAACTGGGGCAACCAGATCGAGTTTGTACTGACGAGCGTGGGCTATGCCGTGGGCCTGGGCAATGTCTGGCGCTTCCCATACCTCTGCTATCGCAACGGGGGAG GCGCCTTCATGTTCCCCTACTTCATCATGCTGATATTCTGCGGGATCCCTCTCTTCTTCATGGAGCTTTCCTTCGGCCAGTTTGCAAGTCAGGGCTGCCTGGGGGTCTGGAGGATCAGCCCCATGTTCAAAG gtGTGGGCTACGGCATGATGGTGGTATCGACGTATATTGGCATCTACTACAACGTGGTCATCTGCATTGCCTTCTACTACTTCTTCTCATCCATGACGCACGTGCTGCCCTGGGCCTACTGCAGTAACCCCTGGAACACGCCCGACTGTGCCGGAGTGCTGGACGCCTCCAACCTCACCAACGGCTCCCGGCCTGCCGCCCTGCCCGGCAACCTTTCCCACCTGCTCAACCACTCCCTTCAGAGGACCAGCCCCAGCGAGGAGTACTGGAG GCTCTATGTGCTGAAGCTGTCAGACGACATCGGGAACTTTGGGGAGGTGCGACTGCCCCTCCTCGGCTGCCTCGGTGTCTCCTGGGTGGTGGTGTTCCTCTGCCTCATCCGAGGGGTCAAGTCTTCAGGGAAA GTGGTATATTTCACAGCCACATTTCCCTATGTGGTGCTGACCATCCTGTTCGTCCGCGGCGTGACCCTGGAAGGAGCCTTCACGGGCATCATGTACTACCTGACCCCACAGTGGGACAAGATCCTGGAGGCCAAG GTGTGGGGGGACGCCGCCTCCCAGATATTCTATTCGCTGGGCTGTGCGTGGGGAGGCCTCATCACCATGGCATCCTACAACAAGTTCCACAACAACTGCTACCG GGACAGCATCATCATCAGCATCACTAACTGTGCCACCAGCGTCTATGCTGGCTTCGTCATCTTCTCCATCCTGGGCTTCATGGCCAATCACCTGGGTGTGGACGTGTCCCGTGTGGCTGACCACGGCCCTGGCCTGGCCTTCGTGGCTTACCCTGAGGCCCTCACGCTGCTGCCCATCTCCCCGCTCTGGTCCCTGCTCTTTTTCTTCATGCTCATCTTGCTGGGGCTGGGCACTCAG TTCTGCCTCCTAGAGACACTGGTCACAGCCATTGTGGATGAGGTGGGAAATGAGTGGATCCTGCAGAAGAAgacctatgtgaccttgggcgtGGCTGTGGCTGGCTTCCTACTGGGCATCCCCCTCACCAGCCAG GCAGGCATCTACTGGCTGCTGTTAATGGACAACTACGCGGCCAGCTTCTCCTTGGTTGTCATCTCCTGCATCATGTGTGTGTCCATCATGTACATCTACG GGCACCGGAACTATTTCCAGGACATCCAGATGATGCTGGGATTCCCGCCGCCCATCTTCTTCCAGATCTGCTGGCGCTTTGTCTCTCCGGCCATCATCTTT TTCATTCTCATTTTCACGGTGATCCAGTACCAGCCAATCACCTACAACCACTACCAGTATCCAGGCTGGGCTGTGGCCATCGGCTTCCTCCTGGCTCTGTCCTCCGTCATTTGCATCCCTCTCTATGCCCTGTTCCAGCTCTGCCGCACAGATGGGGACACCCTCCtccag tgccctgcccaccccccatgTCTACCTCTCCTGCAGCGTTTGAAAAATGCCACAAAGCCAAGCAGAGACTGGGGCCCCGCCCTCCTGGAGCACCGGACTGGACGCTATGCCCCCACCATACCGCCTTCTCCTGAAGATGGTCTTGAGGTCCAGCCGCTGCACCCAGACAAAGCCCAGATCCCCATGGTGGGCAGTAACGGCTCTAGCCGTCTGCAGGACTCCCGGATATGA
- the SLC6A9 gene encoding sodium- and chloride-dependent glycine transporter 1 isoform X2, producing MVGKGAKGMLNGAVPSEATKRDQNLKRGNWGNQIEFVLTSVGYAVGLGNVWRFPYLCYRNGGGAFMFPYFIMLIFCGIPLFFMELSFGQFASQGCLGVWRISPMFKGVGYGMMVVSTYIGIYYNVVICIAFYYFFSSMTHVLPWAYCSNPWNTPDCAGVLDASNLTNGSRPAALPGNLSHLLNHSLQRTSPSEEYWRLYVLKLSDDIGNFGEVRLPLLGCLGVSWVVVFLCLIRGVKSSGKVVYFTATFPYVVLTILFVRGVTLEGAFTGIMYYLTPQWDKILEAKVWGDAASQIFYSLGCAWGGLITMASYNKFHNNCYRDSIIISITNCATSVYAGFVIFSILGFMANHLGVDVSRVADHGPGLAFVAYPEALTLLPISPLWSLLFFFMLILLGLGTQFCLLETLVTAIVDEVGNEWILQKKTYVTLGVAVAGFLLGIPLTSQAGIYWLLLMDNYAASFSLVVISCIMCVSIMYIYGHRNYFQDIQMMLGFPPPIFFQICWRFVSPAIIFFILIFTVIQYQPITYNHYQYPGWAVAIGFLLALSSVICIPLYALFQLCRTDGDTLLQRLKNATKPSRDWGPALLEHRTGRYAPTIPPSPEDGLEVQPLHPDKAQIPMVGSNGSSRLQDSRI from the exons ATGGTAGGAAAAGGTGCCAAAGGGATGCTG AATGGTGCTGTGCCCAGCGAGGCCACCAAGAGGGACCAGAACCTCAAACGGGGCAACTGGGGCAACCAGATCGAGTTTGTACTGACGAGCGTGGGCTATGCCGTGGGCCTGGGCAATGTCTGGCGCTTCCCATACCTCTGCTATCGCAACGGGGGAG GCGCCTTCATGTTCCCCTACTTCATCATGCTGATATTCTGCGGGATCCCTCTCTTCTTCATGGAGCTTTCCTTCGGCCAGTTTGCAAGTCAGGGCTGCCTGGGGGTCTGGAGGATCAGCCCCATGTTCAAAG gtGTGGGCTACGGCATGATGGTGGTATCGACGTATATTGGCATCTACTACAACGTGGTCATCTGCATTGCCTTCTACTACTTCTTCTCATCCATGACGCACGTGCTGCCCTGGGCCTACTGCAGTAACCCCTGGAACACGCCCGACTGTGCCGGAGTGCTGGACGCCTCCAACCTCACCAACGGCTCCCGGCCTGCCGCCCTGCCCGGCAACCTTTCCCACCTGCTCAACCACTCCCTTCAGAGGACCAGCCCCAGCGAGGAGTACTGGAG GCTCTATGTGCTGAAGCTGTCAGACGACATCGGGAACTTTGGGGAGGTGCGACTGCCCCTCCTCGGCTGCCTCGGTGTCTCCTGGGTGGTGGTGTTCCTCTGCCTCATCCGAGGGGTCAAGTCTTCAGGGAAA GTGGTATATTTCACAGCCACATTTCCCTATGTGGTGCTGACCATCCTGTTCGTCCGCGGCGTGACCCTGGAAGGAGCCTTCACGGGCATCATGTACTACCTGACCCCACAGTGGGACAAGATCCTGGAGGCCAAG GTGTGGGGGGACGCCGCCTCCCAGATATTCTATTCGCTGGGCTGTGCGTGGGGAGGCCTCATCACCATGGCATCCTACAACAAGTTCCACAACAACTGCTACCG GGACAGCATCATCATCAGCATCACTAACTGTGCCACCAGCGTCTATGCTGGCTTCGTCATCTTCTCCATCCTGGGCTTCATGGCCAATCACCTGGGTGTGGACGTGTCCCGTGTGGCTGACCACGGCCCTGGCCTGGCCTTCGTGGCTTACCCTGAGGCCCTCACGCTGCTGCCCATCTCCCCGCTCTGGTCCCTGCTCTTTTTCTTCATGCTCATCTTGCTGGGGCTGGGCACTCAG TTCTGCCTCCTAGAGACACTGGTCACAGCCATTGTGGATGAGGTGGGAAATGAGTGGATCCTGCAGAAGAAgacctatgtgaccttgggcgtGGCTGTGGCTGGCTTCCTACTGGGCATCCCCCTCACCAGCCAG GCAGGCATCTACTGGCTGCTGTTAATGGACAACTACGCGGCCAGCTTCTCCTTGGTTGTCATCTCCTGCATCATGTGTGTGTCCATCATGTACATCTACG GGCACCGGAACTATTTCCAGGACATCCAGATGATGCTGGGATTCCCGCCGCCCATCTTCTTCCAGATCTGCTGGCGCTTTGTCTCTCCGGCCATCATCTTT TTCATTCTCATTTTCACGGTGATCCAGTACCAGCCAATCACCTACAACCACTACCAGTATCCAGGCTGGGCTGTGGCCATCGGCTTCCTCCTGGCTCTGTCCTCCGTCATTTGCATCCCTCTCTATGCCCTGTTCCAGCTCTGCCGCACAGATGGGGACACCCTCCtccag CGTTTGAAAAATGCCACAAAGCCAAGCAGAGACTGGGGCCCCGCCCTCCTGGAGCACCGGACTGGACGCTATGCCCCCACCATACCGCCTTCTCCTGAAGATGGTCTTGAGGTCCAGCCGCTGCACCCAGACAAAGCCCAGATCCCCATGGTGGGCAGTAACGGCTCTAGCCGTCTGCAGGACTCCCGGATATGA
- the SLC6A9 gene encoding sodium- and chloride-dependent glycine transporter 1 isoform X4: MFPYFIMLIFCGIPLFFMELSFGQFASQGCLGVWRISPMFKGVGYGMMVVSTYIGIYYNVVICIAFYYFFSSMTHVLPWAYCSNPWNTPDCAGVLDASNLTNGSRPAALPGNLSHLLNHSLQRTSPSEEYWRLYVLKLSDDIGNFGEVRLPLLGCLGVSWVVVFLCLIRGVKSSGKVVYFTATFPYVVLTILFVRGVTLEGAFTGIMYYLTPQWDKILEAKVWGDAASQIFYSLGCAWGGLITMASYNKFHNNCYRDSIIISITNCATSVYAGFVIFSILGFMANHLGVDVSRVADHGPGLAFVAYPEALTLLPISPLWSLLFFFMLILLGLGTQFCLLETLVTAIVDEVGNEWILQKKTYVTLGVAVAGFLLGIPLTSQAGIYWLLLMDNYAASFSLVVISCIMCVSIMYIYGHRNYFQDIQMMLGFPPPIFFQICWRFVSPAIIFFILIFTVIQYQPITYNHYQYPGWAVAIGFLLALSSVICIPLYALFQLCRTDGDTLLQCPAHPPCLPLLQRLKNATKPSRDWGPALLEHRTGRYAPTIPPSPEDGLEVQPLHPDKAQIPMVGSNGSSRLQDSRI, translated from the exons ATGTTCCCCTACTTCATCATGCTGATATTCTGCGGGATCCCTCTCTTCTTCATGGAGCTTTCCTTCGGCCAGTTTGCAAGTCAGGGCTGCCTGGGGGTCTGGAGGATCAGCCCCATGTTCAAAG gtGTGGGCTACGGCATGATGGTGGTATCGACGTATATTGGCATCTACTACAACGTGGTCATCTGCATTGCCTTCTACTACTTCTTCTCATCCATGACGCACGTGCTGCCCTGGGCCTACTGCAGTAACCCCTGGAACACGCCCGACTGTGCCGGAGTGCTGGACGCCTCCAACCTCACCAACGGCTCCCGGCCTGCCGCCCTGCCCGGCAACCTTTCCCACCTGCTCAACCACTCCCTTCAGAGGACCAGCCCCAGCGAGGAGTACTGGAG GCTCTATGTGCTGAAGCTGTCAGACGACATCGGGAACTTTGGGGAGGTGCGACTGCCCCTCCTCGGCTGCCTCGGTGTCTCCTGGGTGGTGGTGTTCCTCTGCCTCATCCGAGGGGTCAAGTCTTCAGGGAAA GTGGTATATTTCACAGCCACATTTCCCTATGTGGTGCTGACCATCCTGTTCGTCCGCGGCGTGACCCTGGAAGGAGCCTTCACGGGCATCATGTACTACCTGACCCCACAGTGGGACAAGATCCTGGAGGCCAAG GTGTGGGGGGACGCCGCCTCCCAGATATTCTATTCGCTGGGCTGTGCGTGGGGAGGCCTCATCACCATGGCATCCTACAACAAGTTCCACAACAACTGCTACCG GGACAGCATCATCATCAGCATCACTAACTGTGCCACCAGCGTCTATGCTGGCTTCGTCATCTTCTCCATCCTGGGCTTCATGGCCAATCACCTGGGTGTGGACGTGTCCCGTGTGGCTGACCACGGCCCTGGCCTGGCCTTCGTGGCTTACCCTGAGGCCCTCACGCTGCTGCCCATCTCCCCGCTCTGGTCCCTGCTCTTTTTCTTCATGCTCATCTTGCTGGGGCTGGGCACTCAG TTCTGCCTCCTAGAGACACTGGTCACAGCCATTGTGGATGAGGTGGGAAATGAGTGGATCCTGCAGAAGAAgacctatgtgaccttgggcgtGGCTGTGGCTGGCTTCCTACTGGGCATCCCCCTCACCAGCCAG GCAGGCATCTACTGGCTGCTGTTAATGGACAACTACGCGGCCAGCTTCTCCTTGGTTGTCATCTCCTGCATCATGTGTGTGTCCATCATGTACATCTACG GGCACCGGAACTATTTCCAGGACATCCAGATGATGCTGGGATTCCCGCCGCCCATCTTCTTCCAGATCTGCTGGCGCTTTGTCTCTCCGGCCATCATCTTT TTCATTCTCATTTTCACGGTGATCCAGTACCAGCCAATCACCTACAACCACTACCAGTATCCAGGCTGGGCTGTGGCCATCGGCTTCCTCCTGGCTCTGTCCTCCGTCATTTGCATCCCTCTCTATGCCCTGTTCCAGCTCTGCCGCACAGATGGGGACACCCTCCtccag tgccctgcccaccccccatgTCTACCTCTCCTGCAGCGTTTGAAAAATGCCACAAAGCCAAGCAGAGACTGGGGCCCCGCCCTCCTGGAGCACCGGACTGGACGCTATGCCCCCACCATACCGCCTTCTCCTGAAGATGGTCTTGAGGTCCAGCCGCTGCACCCAGACAAAGCCCAGATCCCCATGGTGGGCAGTAACGGCTCTAGCCGTCTGCAGGACTCCCGGATATGA